The Brassica napus cultivar Da-Ae chromosome C1, Da-Ae, whole genome shotgun sequence DNA segment TTCAAGCTACAGAAATTCACTAGGTGAAAAGGTACTCAATGATCATTGGGTTTCTGTCACATCGGGGAGTGAGGATTACTCATTCAAACACATGCGTAAAAACCAGTATGAAGAAAGCTTGTTTCGGTGTGAAGATGACAGGTAAGACGTATATAGTATATTaggtttttgtatttctttCAATACCTCGATTAGGAATCTTACAGTAGCATCGGTGAGTTCATGATTATTCTGTTATTTTCGTTTAGTCTCATTTCACCAACTTGTCTGAAATTTGTGTTCAATCTGATGTGTTAATTTCCTTATATGGTCTCTCAGGTTTGAGTTGGATATGTTATTGGAGTCTGTGAATGCAGCAATTAAGCGTGTGGAAACTCTTCTGGAGAAGATCAACAACAACACAATCTCTACACCAATTTGTATCAAAGAACACTTATCAGGTAAGTAGTTATTTGATTTGATCTGGCTGTGCGATATGTATGTCTATTATTCTCTTACTTGTGCTAATTCCTTTATATTTAAACGATATAATAGTGCTGAACCTAAGATGCATTGAGCGGTTGTACGGGGATTATGGGCTTGACGTTATGGAAATTCTGAAGAAGAATTCTCATATCGCCTTGCCAGTGATACTAACTCGCTTGAAGCAGAAACAAGAAGAATGGGCTAGGTGTCGCTTTGATTTCAGGAAAGTATGGGCTGATGTATATGCTAAGAATCATCACAAATCACTAGATCAccgtagcttttattttaaGCAGCAGGACTCCAAGAATCTGAGCACAAAAGGTATGTTTCTTCGCTCGAAACATAAGTTCATTTTATTTAGATTACCTACCTAAGTGAGCTTTTTTGAAAATTGTCTCTTATGTTCCATATTCAGGTTTAGTGGCAGAAATAAAAGATATCAGTGATGGAAAGCATAAAGAAGACCCGCTTCATGCCATTTCTGTCGGAACTAAGCCCTCTTTCACCCCAGACTTGGAGTTCAGTTATTCCGATACTCAAGTTCATGCTGACTTATACCAACTAATCAAGTATTACTGCGAAGAAATATGTGCTACTGAACAGTCAGATAAAGTAATGAAGCTGTGGGTAGCCTTTTTAGAGCCCATGTTTGGCGTTCCTTCTAGGTCTCAAACTAGTGAGGCAATGATCGATGTGGCCAAGTCTAAAGACAACCAAGAGCAGCATGATGCATGTGAGGCAGTGAAGGACAGCACCTGTAACGTTTCTCTTGTCTCAAACCTAAAACTTATAACACCTCCAACAACACCTAACAAAGAAAACCCAACAGTACAAGGGAGCTCTGTCGCACAAGAAACCATTCAGCAAGATAAACTGCATGTTGGCGCAGCTATGAATATTAAGGTAACTGGGTTGTCTCTCCTTCCTTAGGCATGACCAATCcaaagtttattttattatggATTCTAAAAGAGATATTCGTCTATCTTTATCTTTTATCTGTGGTTCTATAGGATACCCAGCCGGTGGCACCACCCAGAAAGGATTTGTTAATGGAGGGTGTAGAGAATCGTACTGATGTAATAATGGGAGATCAGAAGGTCGAGCGAGAAGAGGGTGAGTTATCCCCCACCGAAAGTTTTGAGCAAGACAATTATGAGGTTTATAGAGACAATGGCGTTGAGTGTCTTCAGAAACTGCCAGACAATGTAGGAAATAATAAAGAGCAAGAGCACAAAGGAGGTGCAGTCTGTACTGAAGCCAAAGCAAAGAGCAATACTCTCCCTAAAGATGATGAAAATAAAATCACTCACGCCTCAGGAAGCAAATGTGGTGGCCAAGTTTCTTCCGATGAAGAGCATAAAGGAGCTATGAACTGTGACCGGCTTTGCAGTGTGATTGAGAGTGAAAACGAGGCTGTAGGGATGATTAATGCCAATGAGAGTGAAGATGGATCTCTCACATTTTCAGAACGGTATCTGCAACCTGTAAAGCCCCTTGCAAAGCATGTGCCTGGAGCACTACAAGTCAGTGAAAGTAACTCTCCGAATGATTCTCGAGTTTTCTATGGGAATGATTCCTTTTATGTGCTTTTTAGGCTGCATCAAGTAAGGACTACGAAACAAACTTCTCTACTTCAAATGTCAATTGTCTTTTATGTTCAAACCGCTAGCtaattttgttgttttcttttcttccagATGTTGTACGAGAGAATACAATCTGCAAAGATACATTCAGAGAGGAAATGGAAAGCTCCAGATCCAGATAACACATCTCCTGATTCTTATACCAGGTGCTTTATCTTCTAAAGGAGTATTGGTAGTGAAACAATAGTTCCTTTCTTACTGAAAATTTTGAAGCACAGGTTCATGGATGCTCTCTACAATTTACTTGACGGCTCGAGTGATAATACAAAGTTTGAAGATGAATGCCGAGCTCTTATTGGAGCACAATCATATGTTCTCTTCACATTGGACAAGCTAGTTCAGAAGTTTGTCAAGCATGTAAGCTTCCAGTTCACCTGCAACTTAATCATGTTTGACTCTGCTTCTTTTCTCCCTCTGTACTTATCATTGACGTGGCTTGGACATGCTTCAGCTTCATTCAGTTGCAGCTGATGATACAGACACCAAGCTACTGCAACTATACACATATGAGAACTACAGAAAACCGGGAAGGTTCTTTGATATAGTGTACCATGAGAATGCGCGAGCCCTTCTCCATGAGCAGAACATATACCGGATTGAATATGTATGTTTCTCTTAATATTTTCGGAAACCTTGTGTCTAAGGATGGTCTCACATGCTAATGTATCTTTTCAAAATCTCTGTGCAGTCATCTGCACAAACCCGTCTCGCGATTCAACTTATGAACAACGGGAACGATCATCAGCCTGAAGTTACAGCTGTAACGGTGGAACCAGGTTTTGCAAATTATCTACAGAATGACTTTCTTTCGCTTGTACCTGATGAAGAAAGACCTGGTCTATTTCTGAAGAGGTGAACCAAAAAGCAACTACGTTTTGTGTATACAGTTGTGCAAGTGCATTTAGTAATCATCTTTATATATGCTATCTTCAGGAACATGGCGAAAATGAGCGGTCCAGATGAATCTTCAGGGATGTTGCGTGCAATGGAAGGACTGAAGATTATCAATGAGGTCGAGTGCAAGATGGCTTGCAGTTCTTCCAAGGTACGTTACATACTAATTAAATCATATTAATAAGATTTCTGTATTTTAATGTGAATATGAATACTGAGAGTGTCCAAATTGTTATTAGGTCAAGTATGAACCAAACACATCAGATCTTCTGTATAGAAGCAAGCAGAGGAAACCAAAAGTGAATCCAGATGGGCTTGACAATGATAAAAATCCTGGTAGCAGTGAAACCTCGAGAAAGCGAAGAATATCGCGTTTTCACATGTGTCTGAACCGTAGACTTGCTGCCTTGCCTTTACAACGCGGCTTCAAGCACGTAAGTAACTTCTTTTTGCCTTAATCATTGCAGACTTGTTGTTCATCGTTATAAATTCGAGATAAAAGTTGATAGATTAGGggttttgtatattattgtgCAGGTGTGAAAGTTCTTGGCTGAGATATGCAAGTATTGAGTTAGTGGTAGAGACTAGAGATCGACCAAACTGTCTTTGACAAAGATTCTTGCATCATTTCTGGCTCAAAGAGATTCTTCACATGTCAAccgtaaatttttatttttcctaaAGATTGCGTCTGGAGCCGCCAGTTTTGGTGTATAGTGTAAGATTATTACATATACCAGACAATGCTAAAGTGGGAGACTTTTAATTCtttcatttaaaaaacaaatcttggaTATTCCTTCAAATGTTAGGTTTCTTTTTCTGTTCAACTTTCTCaacttttacttctttttttgtcaataatggCTCAAAGGTTCAAGTCCAAAGACTTGGGAAACcatctataaataaagagaGGAGCAAGCAGAAACGTCTTGTTGCTGGAGAAGAAGACGACACAGAGAAGTATCCTAGCTATACCCAACTGAACTAGAGAAGGTTAGTTTGCGGTTGATGCTTCCAATAAGATATGAGCTTTTAACCATTAAGGACCATTGTATACCACATACAATTGAAACCTTTGATGCCCCTTCTGACGCTAGCAGCAATCTCCATGGCTAATATTCCACTGGTACCAAATTCAAACAGCCAACCTCAAAGAAGAGGCGAGAGTTGCATGTTCTTTGAATCCTGATACTGTACTCTGGGACAATCCCCTAGTGAGTGAGCAAATCTTGAATCATAGGCGTGGAGAGTTCCATGATCATCCGTCCCACTTTTTAGGTTCACCGTAGCTTCTACTACCCATGAGAAATTTACCAGAGCAGCCTGTAATTCTGATGATATCCCGGAGAACATTCTTCGACTATGACAAAGAGCCATTCGACTAGCATCTCTTACCAGCGAAGAACCCCCACCTATTTGTGATTCTGCCGACCAAGAGCATCCAACATTACATTTCACGTATCTGGCAGGAGGTTTCATCCAAACCCGAGGCCAAGAGGTCATCTCGGTGTGTACTGTTGGATTCACGGTCTTCAAGTTATGTAACTTTAGCCAAATTGATGCTTCTTCAAGAGCTTTTGAAAGAATTTCAGCAGCCGTAAGTCTGACCTGCTCAAAGGAAAATATGCTCCTCGCTTTTCAAACGTGCCAGAGTATCCATGGCAAGAGAACAGGTAATGAAGGTTCAAAAACACAGAATTGGGAGAGAAACCTGCATTTAGTTAATGACGCTATAGGAAGTGTCAGAGTTTAGGGGGGAGATTTTGTCTTCCATAAATTATGCTATAGTTGTTTCTCCAATGGAGGTAGTCTACTCGATATTTGGTGATTGACGTTCCTGAATGTGCTGGAGCAGTTTGTATCCAGACTTTGAATTGTAAAATCCCTTTTGGTGAGAAACCTTATTTCAGCGACTCCTTTCTAGACCTGTTTAATTTAGTGTTGAGCAGGTTTACCTCACACTCTTGGTCAATGACTTGATTGATCAACAGTTGGGTGGCTGGAATTTTATGAGAACTAGGCAGGTCGTTTTAGAAGTAGACATTACACATAGTCTTTTCGTCTTGTCCTGATCAAAGGTAAAATTACACATAGTCCATCCCAGTTTGAAGGATGCTGATTACTAGTATTCACAACTTGCATAGGTTTCTCAGTTTTTTTCCAATCTTGTTCAATTGCTTGCGCCATGAACCACTCATCAGCATCTGTACCCGCTCTGCACAAGCTCCATCAAGTTAAAACATCTTCCTTCGAACACCAAAATCATTTTTTCTCTTCCAAATATTTCATAGAACCCATGGCCAAACTCTTCCATCCTCTTTGCTTGCATCCAGCCAGCGTGAGCTCAAACTTCCACAGCAAGTGgcttcttttaaatatatatttttctctgCAGGGAAAGGGTTTCTTTAGCTCATGGTTCTGCATCGACGGTTCTGTATTGGGTGAAGTTTCCGATCTTGGATAAAAGCAGGAAGTTAATGTTGGAAAAAacggaggaagaggaagagtgAAAGCCCCCATTTGGATTTGGAATGGAAAACAAAGCCCAAACCCAATGCACCAAAAAACATTCATACAAAATGTGGTTGATCGATTTCATTTCCTCGC contains these protein-coding regions:
- the LOC106376757 gene encoding paired amphipathic helix protein Sin3-like 5 isoform X2, with product MKRVREEVYVEAQTRGQTNGRALTIGGGGGNMGGLTTNDALSYLKAVKDMFQDKKDKYDTFLALMKDFKAQRVNTDGVIASVKELFKGYDDLLLGFNTFLPKGYRITLPEKKPVAFGEAIDFVNKIKARFGDDNRAYKRFLDILNMYRKEGKSISSVYQEVTLLFQGHEDLLAEFVNFLPNNSGSGSGSSAVPHDRSSSLHPMHFNKKIKIGSRLDEYTAHSDQREDGDENLVAAGNSRGKSLNQGQWPPGEDNEDVVFGQKNNMVKGINELDLTDCVQCTPSYRHLPDDYPIPISSYRNSLGEKVLNDHWVSVTSGSEDYSFKHMRKNQYEESLFRCEDDRFELDMLLESVNAAIKRVETLLEKINNNTISTPICIKEHLSVLNLRCIERLYGDYGLDVMEILKKNSHIALPVILTRLKQKQEEWARCRFDFRKVWADVYAKNHHKSLDHRSFYFKQQDSKNLSTKGLVAEIKDISDGKHKEDPLHAISVGTKPSFTPDLEFSYSDTQVHADLYQLIKYYCEEICATEQSDKVMKLWVAFLEPMFGVPSRSQTSEAMIDVAKSKDNQEQHDACEAVKDSTCNVSLVSNLKLITPPTTPNKENPTVQGSSVAQETIQQDKLHVGAAMNIKDTQPVAPPRKDLLMEGVENRTDVIMGDQKVEREEDNVGNNKEQEHKGGAVCTEAKAKSNTLPKDDENKITHASGSKCGGQVSSDEEHKGAMNCDRLCSVIESENEAVGMINANESEDGSLTFSERYLQPVKPLAKHVPGALQVSESNSPNDSRVFYGNDSFYVLFRLHQMLYERIQSAKIHSERKWKAPDPDNTSPDSYTRFMDALYNLLDGSSDNTKFEDECRALIGAQSYVLFTLDKLVQKFVKHLHSVAADDTDTKLLQLYTYENYRKPGRFFDIVYHENARALLHEQNIYRIEYSSAQTRLAIQLMNNGNDHQPEVTAVTVEPGFANYLQNDFLSLVPDEERPGLFLKRNMAKMSGPDESSGMLRAMEGLKIINEVECKMACSSSKVKYEPNTSDLLYRSKQRKPKVNPDGLDNDKNPGSSETSRKRRISRFHMCLNRRLAALPLQRGFKHV
- the LOC106376757 gene encoding paired amphipathic helix protein Sin3-like 5 isoform X1 produces the protein MKRVREEVYVEAQTRGQTNGRALTIGGGGGNMGGLTTNDALSYLKAVKDMFQDKKDKYDTFLALMKDFKAQRVNTDGVIASVKELFKGYDDLLLGFNTFLPKGYRITLPEKKPVAFGEAIDFVNKIKARFGDDNRAYKRFLDILNMYRKEGKSISSVYQEVTLLFQGHEDLLAEFVNFLPNNSGSGSGSSAVPHDRSSSLHPMHFNKKIKIGSRLDEYTAHSDQREDGDENLVAAGNSRGKSLNQGQWPPGEDNEDVVFGQKNNMVKGINELDLTDCVQCTPSYRHLPDDYPIPISSYRNSLGEKVLNDHWVSVTSGSEDYSFKHMRKNQYEESLFRCEDDRFELDMLLESVNAAIKRVETLLEKINNNTISTPICIKEHLSVLNLRCIERLYGDYGLDVMEILKKNSHIALPVILTRLKQKQEEWARCRFDFRKVWADVYAKNHHKSLDHRSFYFKQQDSKNLSTKGLVAEIKDISDGKHKEDPLHAISVGTKPSFTPDLEFSYSDTQVHADLYQLIKYYCEEICATEQSDKVMKLWVAFLEPMFGVPSRSQTSEAMIDVAKSKDNQEQHDACEAVKDSTCNVSLVSNLKLITPPTTPNKENPTVQGSSVAQETIQQDKLHVGAAMNIKDTQPVAPPRKDLLMEGVENRTDVIMGDQKVEREEGELSPTESFEQDNYEVYRDNGVECLQKLPDNVGNNKEQEHKGGAVCTEAKAKSNTLPKDDENKITHASGSKCGGQVSSDEEHKGAMNCDRLCSVIESENEAVGMINANESEDGSLTFSERYLQPVKPLAKHVPGALQVSESNSPNDSRVFYGNDSFYVLFRLHQMLYERIQSAKIHSERKWKAPDPDNTSPDSYTRFMDALYNLLDGSSDNTKFEDECRALIGAQSYVLFTLDKLVQKFVKHLHSVAADDTDTKLLQLYTYENYRKPGRFFDIVYHENARALLHEQNIYRIEYSSAQTRLAIQLMNNGNDHQPEVTAVTVEPGFANYLQNDFLSLVPDEERPGLFLKRNMAKMSGPDESSGMLRAMEGLKIINEVECKMACSSSKVKYEPNTSDLLYRSKQRKPKVNPDGLDNDKNPGSSETSRKRRISRFHMCLNRRLAALPLQRGFKHV